A single Crateriforma conspicua DNA region contains:
- a CDS encoding DUF1294 domain-containing protein: MLDWQIGWMVVVGWVLVFSSAEIAAYGWDKWSAIRNRRRIPESTLVTIAALGGWPGGMLASRWFRHKTIKGSYRVKFAVATVVNLAILATLVYLFVC; this comes from the coding sequence GTGTTGGATTGGCAAATCGGCTGGATGGTCGTGGTGGGTTGGGTGCTTGTTTTTTCTTCGGCCGAAATCGCCGCCTATGGCTGGGACAAGTGGTCAGCGATTCGCAACCGACGACGAATCCCCGAGTCCACCTTGGTGACCATCGCCGCGTTGGGGGGATGGCCCGGGGGGATGCTGGCATCGCGATGGTTTCGGCACAAGACCATCAAAGGCAGCTATCGGGTCAAGTTTGCGGTCGCCACGGTCGTCAACCTGGCTATACTTGCCACGCTGGTGTACCTGTTCGTTTGTTAA